The Pontibacter pudoricolor genome contains a region encoding:
- a CDS encoding carboxypeptidase-like regulatory domain-containing protein, with protein MRLALLTFHLLLFAVVAKAQQYYSLVGKVDVCYDTSYKEILSKSSINLKLHSSDTGKEYSAVADNTGNFKFQGLPAGSYKLKAATLGFPDNDTSIIVEAPIRDLTFCIDKAYRPATTDSVTNYRERAKQDIKDGKIKIYDWTAWSVTKDPFKKINSKLKKKYEFEYEMKSCVRPVTRQEIEQVKLWEAYNEVIYQHLTTIHGLNWRKTIKHERNRISSNEL; from the coding sequence ATGCGTTTAGCTTTGCTTACATTTCATCTCCTTTTATTTGCAGTGGTAGCTAAAGCTCAGCAATACTATAGTTTAGTTGGTAAAGTTGATGTATGTTACGATACCAGTTATAAAGAAATATTAAGCAAAAGCTCTATAAACCTAAAGCTACATTCTTCAGATACCGGCAAGGAATATTCTGCTGTTGCCGATAATACTGGTAACTTCAAATTTCAAGGCCTCCCCGCCGGCTCCTACAAGTTAAAAGCGGCGACACTGGGTTTCCCCGATAACGATACTAGTATAATAGTTGAAGCTCCTATTCGGGACTTAACTTTTTGTATTGACAAAGCCTATCGACCAGCAACTACGGATTCTGTTACTAACTATAGAGAAAGAGCTAAGCAAGATATTAAAGATGGAAAGATCAAAATTTATGATTGGACAGCCTGGTCTGTTACCAAAGATCCCTTCAAGAAAATAAATTCTAAACTGAAAAAGAAGTATGAGTTTGAGTATGAAATGAAGAGCTGTGTAAGGCCGGTAACTCGACAAGAAATTGAACAGGTTAAATTATGGGAAGCATATAACGAAGTTATATATCAGCATTTAACTACAATACATGGCCTAAACTGGAGAAAAACTATAAAGCATGAGCGTAATAGAATAAGCAGCAACGAACTATAG
- a CDS encoding DUF3822 family protein, with protein MNTTSTNFRLSNKIQDEAFALSAASNCNLYISISQKSIRLAVTDVERNKFVVLEDYELITVFTPAQVAEQLQLIARENPLLQEQNWKTIRVAVSNQHFTLVPETLFDPAHQQDYLRLHSYLNPQLDDVLSYHHSSLEAVNIFAVERVLRATIQEIFPEREIQFVHQTTSLIKSILHQTGRSAARSMSVFVERSFVTILVVDAHGLQFCNIFQYHSPEDFIYYIIFVMQEQKMNPEQETITVWGDITHDATLFTIMQKYIRQVKFGKKPQDIGYSYKFDDLFEHRYFELYSLHLCE; from the coding sequence TTGAACACGACCAGCACTAACTTCCGGCTATCGAACAAAATTCAGGACGAAGCATTTGCGCTTTCTGCTGCCAGCAATTGCAATCTATACATATCTATCTCTCAGAAAAGTATACGACTGGCTGTGACTGATGTGGAGCGTAATAAGTTTGTGGTACTGGAAGATTACGAGCTGATCACTGTTTTTACGCCGGCACAGGTGGCTGAACAGTTACAACTGATTGCCCGAGAAAACCCATTATTGCAGGAACAGAACTGGAAAACCATACGTGTAGCTGTAAGCAACCAGCACTTTACACTTGTACCCGAAACACTTTTCGATCCGGCGCATCAACAGGATTACCTGCGCCTGCACAGCTACCTGAATCCGCAACTGGACGATGTGCTCTCCTACCACCACAGCAGCCTGGAAGCAGTTAACATATTTGCTGTAGAGCGCGTGCTCCGTGCTACCATACAGGAGATTTTCCCGGAGCGCGAAATTCAGTTCGTACACCAGACAACCTCACTCATCAAAAGTATTCTGCACCAAACCGGCCGAAGTGCTGCACGAAGCATGTCTGTGTTTGTAGAACGAAGTTTTGTAACGATATTGGTAGTAGATGCCCACGGACTTCAGTTCTGCAACATTTTCCAGTACCACAGCCCCGAAGACTTTATTTACTACATCATCTTTGTAATGCAGGAACAGAAAATGAACCCGGAGCAGGAAACCATTACTGTTTGGGGCGACATTACGCATGATGCAACGCTGTTCACGATCATGCAGAAGTATATCCGGCAGGTTAAATTCGGAAAGAAACCACAAGACATCGGCTACTCCTACAAATTCGACGACCTGTTCGAACACCGCTACTTCGAGCTCTATAGTTTACACTTGTGTGAATGA
- a CDS encoding vWA domain-containing protein, whose protein sequence is MLEITDNMLDWLSLNWFSWDTLRSYDWVFPLVLYALPLVPLLFLLKWLFTLNSRNKLNVAMFDGKLHWQWTSLLRFIPDILFIFFIMLVLVALARPQRINEQVEQTAEGIDIILALDVSGSMELQDIKPNRLDAAKEVALEFINGRVQDRIGLVVFAGDAYSLSPLTTDYQLLRESINSIGFKMIENDGTAIGSALAVATNRMRDSHAKSKVVILISDGENTAGSLDPQMAAQLANNFNIKLYSIGIGKDGQVPYAVDDSGKTLFVETNLDESSLRDVADIGNGRFFRADSKDALQQVFRSINALEKTEVSEKRFRDTKDYYQVYLKWALLLLLTWMLLKNTFITNVLED, encoded by the coding sequence ATGCTAGAAATAACAGACAACATGCTGGATTGGCTGAGCCTGAACTGGTTTAGCTGGGACACGCTACGCTCTTACGACTGGGTTTTTCCGCTGGTGCTTTATGCACTACCGCTGGTACCGCTGTTGTTTTTGCTTAAATGGCTGTTCACGTTAAACTCGCGAAATAAGCTGAACGTGGCCATGTTTGACGGGAAGCTGCATTGGCAATGGACCAGCTTGCTCCGCTTTATCCCCGATATCCTGTTCATCTTTTTTATAATGCTGGTATTGGTAGCATTGGCCAGACCGCAGCGCATAAACGAGCAGGTAGAACAAACCGCAGAAGGCATTGATATCATTCTTGCCCTGGATGTGTCGGGCTCCATGGAGTTGCAGGATATTAAACCCAACCGGCTGGATGCCGCCAAAGAGGTTGCCCTCGAGTTTATTAACGGCCGGGTACAGGACAGAATCGGGCTGGTGGTTTTTGCCGGCGATGCCTACTCGCTTTCACCGCTAACTACCGATTACCAGTTACTGCGCGAAAGCATAAACTCCATTGGTTTTAAGATGATCGAGAATGACGGAACTGCTATTGGAAGTGCACTGGCTGTAGCTACAAACCGTATGCGGGACTCCCATGCAAAAAGTAAAGTCGTGATTTTGATCAGTGATGGGGAAAATACAGCCGGTAGCCTGGACCCGCAGATGGCGGCGCAACTGGCCAATAACTTCAACATAAAACTTTATAGTATCGGGATAGGTAAAGACGGACAGGTGCCTTACGCTGTAGATGACAGTGGAAAAACACTTTTTGTAGAAACCAACCTGGATGAAAGCAGCCTGCGCGATGTAGCAGACATTGGAAATGGACGTTTCTTCAGAGCCGATAGTAAAGACGCGTTGCAACAGGTATTCAGAAGTATCAATGCCTTGGAGAAAACCGAAGTGAGCGAAAAGCGGTTCCGGGATACCAAAGATTATTACCAGGTATACTTAAAATGGGCATTGCTCCTGCTGCTTACCTGGATGTTACTGAAAAACACCTTTATTACCAATGTACTGGAAGACTGA
- the coaD gene encoding pantetheine-phosphate adenylyltransferase, protein MKKRIALFPGSFDPFTNGHLDVVMRGTRLFDEIIIAIGNNSSKQRYIPVEQMVGIINGLFKDEPKVSVAAYKGLTAEYAREVGAQFLLRGLRNTTDFEYENTIAQANRHVNTDLETVFLITSPPLAAISSSIIREIHRFGGDVADFIPFPTSAIANNDAQ, encoded by the coding sequence ATGAAAAAGCGCATTGCTTTATTTCCCGGCTCTTTTGATCCTTTCACAAACGGACACCTGGACGTGGTGATGCGTGGCACGCGATTGTTTGATGAGATCATTATTGCCATCGGGAATAATAGCAGCAAACAGCGTTATATTCCGGTTGAGCAGATGGTAGGGATAATAAACGGTTTGTTTAAAGATGAACCGAAGGTGTCGGTAGCAGCTTACAAAGGATTAACGGCTGAATATGCCCGCGAGGTTGGAGCACAATTCTTACTGCGTGGCCTACGTAACACCACCGATTTTGAATACGAGAATACCATTGCCCAAGCCAACCGCCACGTAAACACCGACCTGGAAACAGTTTTCCTGATCACGTCGCCGCCTCTGGCAGCGATCAGTTCATCTATTATCCGTGAAATTCACCGTTTTGGTGGCGATGTGGCTGATTTTATACCTTTCCCGACTTCAGCGATTGCAAATAATGACGCACAATAA
- a CDS encoding tRNA-binding protein has protein sequence MYAPEEAKETITWQQFEQTDIRVGTIVEVHEFPEARKPAYKLTVDLGPLGIKKSSAQITKHYLPEQLIGQQVLCVVNLGKKQIGKYLSEVLVTGFEDENKDIVLAQPASRVPNGSKLI, from the coding sequence ATGTACGCACCCGAAGAAGCAAAAGAAACGATAACCTGGCAGCAGTTTGAACAGACCGACATACGGGTAGGGACTATAGTGGAAGTGCATGAGTTTCCGGAAGCGCGTAAGCCGGCCTATAAACTTACCGTTGACCTTGGCCCCTTAGGAATAAAAAAATCAAGCGCACAGATCACCAAACACTATTTACCCGAACAGCTGATAGGGCAGCAAGTGCTTTGTGTAGTAAACCTGGGCAAAAAACAGATCGGTAAATACTTATCAGAGGTGCTTGTAACCGGCTTCGAGGATGAGAATAAAGATATCGTGCTTGCTCAGCCAGCTTCCAGGGTACCAAACGGAAGCAAGCTAATTTAA
- a CDS encoding ATP-dependent DNA helicase, whose translation MRPVEVLRQNFPFEPTEDQAKLFAKLDEFILTKSDERQVFLLKGYAGTGKTTVVTSLVKILNKFGYKYVLLAPTGRAAKVMSTYSGKQAFTIHKKIYRQTANPYSEGLAFTRMPNKLENTVFIVDEASMISDESGFGENGLLQDLMNYVFDKKNNKLLLIGDTAQLPPVGQALSPSLDAEYMKHNFRCQVQQIELKQVMRQAEASGILMNATQLRSQLNLEQPDIKLFTKGWKDIFKMTGEKLEDGLRYAYDKFGVENAIVICRSNKVANMYNQHIRRSIFFSEDEIGVGDYLMIVRNNYFWLPKDSEIGFMANGDFVEVTKIIKYEDLYGFRFADVRVRFVDYPDAEELETKIMLDTLHSDAPALPTDQNKKLYDAVLQDYMDIPNKRERSKELKKNPYLNALQVKFAYALTCHKAQGGQWQAVFVEQGYLKDDMVNQEFARWLYTALTRSSEELYLLNFNAQLLAT comes from the coding sequence ATGCGTCCGGTAGAAGTACTGCGTCAGAATTTTCCGTTTGAGCCCACCGAGGACCAGGCGAAGCTGTTTGCCAAACTGGATGAGTTTATACTTACCAAGTCAGATGAGCGGCAGGTTTTCCTGCTGAAAGGGTATGCCGGTACAGGTAAAACCACAGTAGTGACATCCCTGGTTAAGATCCTGAACAAGTTTGGTTATAAGTATGTGTTGCTGGCACCTACTGGCCGAGCCGCCAAAGTAATGAGCACCTATAGTGGCAAACAGGCTTTTACCATCCATAAAAAGATATACCGGCAAACCGCAAACCCATACTCCGAAGGACTTGCCTTTACGCGCATGCCTAACAAGCTGGAGAATACGGTTTTTATAGTTGACGAGGCTTCGATGATCTCAGATGAAAGCGGCTTTGGTGAAAATGGTTTGCTGCAGGATCTGATGAACTATGTGTTCGATAAAAAGAACAATAAACTACTCCTGATTGGCGATACAGCCCAGTTGCCTCCGGTTGGTCAGGCATTAAGCCCCTCACTGGATGCTGAGTATATGAAGCATAATTTCCGTTGCCAGGTACAGCAGATTGAGTTGAAACAGGTAATGCGCCAGGCCGAAGCTTCGGGTATACTGATGAATGCCACACAACTGCGCTCACAACTTAACCTGGAGCAACCCGACATAAAGTTATTTACCAAAGGCTGGAAAGACATCTTTAAAATGACCGGCGAAAAGCTGGAGGATGGTCTGCGTTACGCTTATGATAAGTTTGGTGTTGAAAATGCTATAGTTATTTGCCGCTCCAATAAAGTGGCCAACATGTATAACCAGCATATCCGGCGCAGCATCTTTTTCTCAGAAGATGAAATAGGGGTAGGGGATTACCTGATGATCGTGCGGAACAATTATTTCTGGTTGCCCAAAGACTCAGAGATCGGGTTTATGGCGAACGGCGACTTTGTGGAGGTCACCAAGATCATAAAGTATGAAGACCTGTATGGTTTCCGGTTTGCTGATGTGCGTGTGCGTTTTGTGGATTACCCGGATGCCGAAGAACTGGAAACGAAGATTATGTTGGATACCCTGCACAGCGATGCACCGGCTTTACCTACTGATCAGAATAAAAAGCTGTACGACGCCGTTTTGCAGGACTATATGGACATACCCAACAAGCGCGAACGCTCTAAAGAGCTGAAGAAGAATCCATATCTAAATGCCCTGCAGGTGAAGTTTGCTTACGCGCTCACGTGCCATAAAGCACAGGGTGGTCAGTGGCAGGCTGTTTTTGTGGAGCAGGGATACCTGAAGGATGATATGGTGAACCAGGAATTTGCCCGATGGCTTTACACGGCGTTAACCCGCTCATCAGAAGAACTATACCTGCTTAATTTTAACGCACAATTATTAGCCACTTAA
- a CDS encoding PaaI family thioesterase: MIQTFNPDFEADVREKLERQEFMKLMGFEVTKIEAGRIEGELKLEQRHKQHKGFTHGGVIATLADIVAGFAAVSLVPKDHHVVTAEIKVSYFHPGVGDKLLAKGYVIKQGRKLNFCEAEVYVVKDEAEPLLIAKATTSMATITPEDLRVRELKS; encoded by the coding sequence ATGATTCAAACGTTTAACCCCGATTTCGAAGCTGACGTCCGCGAAAAGCTGGAACGGCAGGAGTTCATGAAACTGATGGGCTTCGAAGTTACGAAAATTGAGGCAGGAAGAATAGAAGGCGAGCTAAAACTGGAGCAGCGCCACAAGCAGCACAAAGGCTTTACGCACGGTGGTGTTATTGCCACACTGGCCGATATAGTTGCCGGATTCGCTGCTGTTAGCCTTGTACCTAAAGACCATCATGTAGTTACCGCCGAAATAAAAGTTTCTTATTTCCATCCGGGAGTAGGCGACAAATTACTGGCTAAAGGGTATGTGATAAAGCAGGGGCGCAAGCTCAATTTTTGCGAAGCCGAAGTGTACGTGGTTAAGGATGAAGCCGAACCGTTGCTGATAGCCAAAGCAACAACCAGCATGGCAACTATAACTCCGGAAGACCTTAGAGTTAGAGAATTAAAGAGTTAG
- a CDS encoding DUF58 domain-containing protein, which translates to MKELVQKLRKYEIRIRKAITTQMQGDFHSVFKGSGLEFDDVRAYQYGDDVRSIDWNVSAKGHGTFVKTYREEKEQSVFLMLDVSASQTIGTGKQQKLDVGKEICGVLAISAARQQSQIGIICISDHKEKYIKPAKGIQQAYTIIKALHELQPKSDKTNLAAGIKLTLDIIKRRSIILLISDFIDVNYEKELQMLARHHDLIVIHLVDVRERKMPGMGIVPVLDKETGKTVWLNTSGEEFHKKYFAQYKENQENVIRICHKYQANYLAIQANEDYVPQLVNLFRLRNKTTKRSA; encoded by the coding sequence ATGAAAGAGCTTGTTCAAAAGCTACGAAAGTACGAGATCCGGATTAGAAAGGCAATCACTACCCAGATGCAAGGCGATTTCCACTCTGTGTTTAAAGGCTCAGGGCTGGAATTTGACGACGTGCGCGCGTACCAGTACGGCGACGATGTACGCTCTATTGACTGGAATGTGAGTGCAAAAGGCCATGGTACCTTTGTAAAAACATACCGTGAGGAAAAAGAGCAATCCGTGTTTTTGATGCTGGATGTGAGTGCTTCGCAAACTATAGGAACCGGCAAACAACAAAAGCTGGATGTTGGCAAGGAAATTTGCGGCGTGCTGGCTATATCGGCGGCAAGGCAGCAAAGCCAGATCGGCATTATCTGTATCTCAGACCATAAAGAGAAGTATATAAAACCGGCGAAAGGTATTCAGCAGGCTTATACCATTATAAAAGCGCTGCACGAACTGCAACCAAAATCCGATAAAACCAACCTGGCCGCAGGCATAAAACTTACCCTGGATATTATAAAGCGCCGCAGCATTATCCTGCTTATCTCAGACTTTATAGATGTGAACTATGAGAAAGAACTACAGATGCTGGCCCGCCACCACGACCTTATAGTTATCCATTTGGTGGATGTGCGCGAACGCAAGATGCCGGGCATGGGCATTGTGCCTGTGCTGGACAAAGAGACCGGGAAAACGGTTTGGCTGAACACATCGGGAGAAGAATTTCATAAAAAATATTTTGCCCAGTACAAAGAGAACCAGGAAAACGTGATTCGCATCTGTCATAAATACCAGGCAAATTACCTGGCCATACAAGCCAACGAAGATTACGTGCCACAGCTGGTAAACCTTTTCAGGCTCCGCAATAAAACAACTAAAAGAAGTGCGTAA
- a CDS encoding DUF1573 domain-containing protein — protein MKKILLSFAIAAITAGGAVAQQQPKKQPTAPQAQAKAGPVITFEEAEYNFGDITQGDVVEHTFKFKNTGTQPLVIDRIDVTCGCTTPTWTKEPILPGKSGTVVAKFNSAGKLGNQKKAITVHSNVGEPTSVYIVTNIKEKQTGSAKN, from the coding sequence ATGAAAAAAATTCTCCTATCGTTCGCAATTGCAGCTATAACTGCAGGTGGCGCTGTAGCTCAACAGCAGCCTAAAAAACAACCTACTGCACCGCAGGCACAAGCCAAAGCAGGTCCTGTTATCACGTTCGAAGAAGCGGAGTATAACTTCGGCGACATTACGCAGGGCGATGTGGTAGAGCATACCTTCAAATTTAAAAACACAGGTACACAGCCGCTGGTAATCGATCGTATTGATGTTACCTGTGGTTGCACTACGCCAACCTGGACAAAAGAGCCGATCCTGCCAGGTAAATCAGGAACTGTAGTTGCTAAATTTAACAGTGCCGGTAAACTGGGCAACCAGAAAAAAGCGATCACAGTACATTCTAACGTAGGCGAGCCTACCAGCGTGTACATCGTAACAAACATCAAAGAGAAGCAGACGGGCAGCGCCAAAAACTAA
- a CDS encoding YggS family pyridoxal phosphate-dependent enzyme, with the protein MSHIADNIRHFDEQLKNTPARLVAVTKTHSVETIKEAYDAGHRIFGENKVQELVEKYALLPHDIEWHLIGHLQTNKVKYISDFIDTIQSVDSQKLLAEINKRAEQRNRTTPINCMLQLSIADEETKFGMTYDEAVALLQSDDYRNMHYIRITGVMGIATNTDDQDKLRNEFRQLRSYFEQLKETFFFANPDFKDISMGMTSDWQLALEEGSTMIRVGSGIFGSRNYNK; encoded by the coding sequence ATGAGCCATATTGCAGATAACATACGGCATTTTGATGAGCAGCTGAAGAACACACCGGCACGCCTGGTAGCTGTCACCAAAACGCATTCCGTTGAAACTATAAAAGAAGCCTACGATGCCGGCCACCGTATTTTTGGTGAGAATAAAGTTCAGGAGCTCGTAGAAAAATACGCACTATTGCCCCACGACATTGAATGGCACCTGATCGGGCATCTGCAAACCAACAAAGTAAAATACATCTCCGATTTTATAGATACCATACAGTCCGTGGATAGCCAGAAACTGCTGGCTGAGATTAACAAGCGGGCAGAGCAGCGCAACCGTACCACCCCTATCAATTGCATGCTGCAGCTCTCTATTGCAGACGAAGAAACCAAGTTTGGCATGACCTACGACGAAGCCGTTGCGTTGCTGCAATCAGATGATTACCGGAATATGCACTATATTCGTATTACCGGGGTTATGGGCATCGCTACAAACACGGACGATCAGGACAAACTAAGAAATGAATTCCGGCAGCTACGCTCCTACTTTGAACAACTGAAAGAGACTTTCTTCTTCGCTAACCCGGATTTTAAAGACATATCGATGGGCATGACCTCGGACTGGCAACTGGCCCTGGAAGAAGGAAGCACCATGATACGCGTAGGAAGTGGTATCTTTGGCTCACGCAACTATAATAAATAA
- a CDS encoding NUDIX domain-containing protein, protein MNHIYKNTTNTTRKQTMTDINPNAAAYADKVRVRVCGICIQDDKMLLVRHQSTIKNKAFWAPPGGGLQFGESIADCLKREMLEETGIEVEVIRFLFVNEFLQPPLQAVELFFEVKPVGGSLTKGTDPEATSEMQLIEEVTWKTKHEVREIPLPDKHSILHHLYSFNDLMSMPHHFVK, encoded by the coding sequence TTGAATCATATTTACAAAAATACCACCAATACCACGCGCAAACAAACTATGACTGATATTAACCCAAATGCCGCTGCCTACGCCGATAAAGTTCGGGTGCGGGTATGCGGCATCTGCATACAGGACGATAAAATGCTGCTGGTTCGTCACCAGTCAACTATAAAAAATAAAGCTTTCTGGGCGCCGCCGGGTGGTGGTTTGCAGTTCGGCGAAAGCATAGCCGATTGCCTGAAACGTGAAATGCTGGAAGAAACCGGTATTGAAGTGGAAGTAATCCGTTTCCTGTTTGTGAATGAGTTTCTGCAGCCTCCTTTGCAGGCTGTGGAGTTATTTTTTGAGGTGAAGCCTGTTGGCGGAAGTTTAACGAAAGGCACAGACCCGGAAGCTACCTCAGAAATGCAGTTGATAGAAGAAGTGACCTGGAAAACGAAGCACGAAGTAAGGGAGATTCCGTTGCCGGATAAACACAGCATTCTGCACCACTTGTATTCTTTCAACGACCTGATGAGCATGCCGCATCATTTCGTAAAGTAG
- a CDS encoding NUDIX hydrolase — protein MNVFINDIPLILKRSNEKVYRHHYDLVLDADDHFTSKDLVGDVLIKDADLLLIDRLVRLMEVKKLKKLNSLTLVTNKKKRLIEHLKDQFKIVKAAGGLVIKEGKLLMIYRLGVWDLPKGKLNKKEGAKEGALREVEEECNISVELLERLPKTWHSYAFKGKKILKKTSWYVMSCTDDSLMKPQAEEFIEEVRWMTPEEALEVLPKAYTSIAFIVRHYLQSLKSGKV, from the coding sequence ATGAACGTTTTCATTAACGATATTCCGCTTATACTCAAAAGGTCTAACGAAAAAGTATACAGGCACCATTACGACCTGGTACTGGATGCTGACGACCATTTTACATCAAAAGACCTGGTAGGGGACGTACTGATTAAAGATGCAGATCTGTTGCTGATAGACCGCCTGGTGCGCCTGATGGAGGTGAAAAAGCTTAAAAAACTGAATTCACTGACGCTTGTCACCAACAAAAAGAAACGACTGATTGAGCACCTGAAAGATCAGTTTAAAATAGTAAAAGCTGCCGGCGGACTTGTAATTAAAGAAGGAAAGCTGCTGATGATCTACCGTTTGGGTGTCTGGGATCTGCCGAAAGGGAAGCTGAATAAGAAAGAAGGTGCGAAAGAGGGGGCCTTGCGTGAAGTAGAAGAAGAATGTAATATCTCAGTAGAACTACTGGAGAGGTTGCCTAAAACCTGGCATTCGTATGCTTTCAAGGGTAAGAAAATTCTAAAGAAAACGTCCTGGTACGTGATGAGCTGCACCGATGACAGCCTGATGAAGCCGCAAGCCGAAGAGTTTATCGAGGAAGTACGTTGGATGACACCGGAAGAAGCCCTGGAAGTATTACCAAAAGCCTATACGTCAATTGCCTTTATTGTGCGTCATTATTTGCAATCGCTGAAGTCGGGAAAGGTATAA
- a CDS encoding DUF2750 domain-containing protein — protein sequence MQDQNENQEANYRKFIQQVADTEQVWGLSEGDIWATSSSNEFEDTEVILFWSNAEAAKACAADEWASYKAEALPVSEFLENWCVGMYDDELLVGANWTADMQGKEIDPLVIALDVVQELKNLGKEIELEQYDSLSEFEEQVIDALEGDEE from the coding sequence ATGCAAGATCAAAACGAAAACCAGGAAGCCAACTATCGCAAATTCATACAGCAGGTTGCCGACACCGAGCAGGTATGGGGTTTATCAGAAGGTGATATCTGGGCTACATCCAGCTCGAATGAGTTTGAAGATACTGAAGTAATCCTTTTCTGGTCGAATGCGGAAGCTGCCAAAGCCTGTGCCGCCGACGAATGGGCAAGCTATAAAGCAGAAGCGTTGCCTGTATCTGAATTTCTGGAGAACTGGTGTGTAGGCATGTACGACGACGAACTACTTGTAGGCGCTAACTGGACCGCTGATATGCAAGGCAAGGAAATTGACCCGCTGGTAATTGCCCTGGATGTTGTACAGGAGTTAAAAAACCTTGGTAAAGAAATAGAGCTGGAGCAGTACGATAGCTTAAGCGAGTTTGAAGAGCAGGTAATTGATGCCCTGGAAGGCGACGAAGAATAA
- a CDS encoding DUF423 domain-containing protein: protein MTQKTILLIASAFGALTVMIGAFGAHALGPMLQATNRTDTFETAVKYQMYHTLALLAVGLLLFKVESPALQVAAWCFFIGILIFSGSLYTLCMTGITWLGAITPIGGTALIVGWGALFYAILKSL from the coding sequence ATGACACAAAAAACCATACTCCTCATTGCCAGCGCGTTTGGAGCCTTAACTGTAATGATCGGAGCCTTTGGCGCACATGCGTTGGGCCCTATGTTACAAGCCACTAACCGCACCGATACTTTTGAAACAGCAGTGAAATACCAGATGTACCACACACTGGCCCTCTTAGCTGTTGGTCTCCTGTTATTTAAAGTGGAGAGTCCGGCGTTACAGGTGGCTGCATGGTGCTTCTTTATTGGGATACTCATTTTTTCCGGTTCGCTTTATACCCTTTGTATGACAGGCATAACCTGGCTGGGAGCTATTACACCTATTGGTGGCACAGCGCTTATAGTTGGCTGGGGAGCGTTATTCTATGCCATCCTGAAGTCTTTGTAA
- a CDS encoding DUF4296 domain-containing protein, with amino-acid sequence MKRLFYILFCLVLLGCQQQEDTAKPAGMVPEGKMVQILADVHIMEALIEANINYPDTAMMVYNKEHKKILDKYGVKQPAFQKTYNYYAANLKEMDRLYEIVLDTLTAREAKYVAKKSKGAGDRDSLQLDQEEVRDETPGKLKNTIRRSAKMKTGEQLN; translated from the coding sequence GTGAAACGACTTTTCTATATACTTTTTTGCCTTGTGCTGCTGGGTTGCCAGCAGCAGGAAGACACCGCAAAGCCCGCTGGCATGGTACCGGAAGGTAAAATGGTACAGATTCTGGCTGATGTACATATTATGGAAGCCCTGATAGAGGCAAACATAAACTACCCGGATACAGCCATGATGGTGTATAACAAAGAGCACAAAAAGATACTGGATAAGTATGGAGTAAAACAACCGGCTTTCCAGAAAACCTACAATTACTATGCTGCTAACCTAAAGGAAATGGACAGGTTGTATGAAATAGTATTGGATACCCTTACAGCCCGCGAAGCAAAATATGTTGCTAAGAAGTCTAAAGGAGCCGGCGACAGAGACTCGTTGCAGTTGGACCAGGAAGAAGTAAGAGATGAAACGCCCGGAAAGTTAAAGAACACCATCCGAAGATCAGCCAAAATGAAAACGGGCGAACAACTAAATTAA